A window of Lytechinus pictus isolate F3 Inbred chromosome 7, Lp3.0, whole genome shotgun sequence contains these coding sequences:
- the LOC129264683 gene encoding ankyrin repeat and SOCS box protein 3-like — MILALTMDFTETYPDTFSSVTLAIRAGNKSGLLTLIRQGKPLDVPDNRGWRPIHEAAAAGNVQCLQMLVNHFDEEDVKDELNQRTFEGETPLFLAAKAGHHDVVSVLLQNEADPNIPNNEDGSSILQAVCGNHIRCVEHLTRAGADLNAKYYNGWTPLHEAASQGNVAITEYLLNANAHIGARDDHGIQPVFVAAQYGKIDCLNMLLDRGGNINSQAQDKATPLYIATQENYVDIVKVLLERGASPKILVEDGYLPIHVAAYKGHTDCLELLLVHYDTYTTLDCPDTPLHLAIEGGQRETVKFLIEHGFDVNTGWKLPPVQLEKVRNTRPHFLPPLTMAVMERQKDLVQDMLAIGASANCRDFPPVTAYKCPFYAAFPSINILDVLLKHCKGARCPHSKWTMFRVFSRSKDLEAIQFLLDRGQELEPECDDCSDDTKGYCPLKDYAVGQKDFFEALVRLWWEYISFQPRCKYVMDALKPHVDCPRSLMHLSRMVVRERLGPHRLFTESAIRNLPIPNIIQDYLLHR, encoded by the exons atgatctTGGCCTTGACAATGGATTTCACAGAGACTTACCCAGACACCTTTTCCAGTGTGACATTGGCAATCAGAGCAGGAAATAAATCTGGATTACTGACCCTGATTCGACAAGGGAAACCTTTGGATGTACCGGACAACAGAGGCTGGAGACCTATCCATGAAGCTGCAGCAGCAGGCAATGTGCAGTGTCTTCAGATGCTTGTTAATCACTTTGATGAAGAAG ATGTAAAAGATGAGCTCAACCAACGAACGTTTGAAGGAGAAACACCATTGTTTCTGGCTGCTAAGGCGGGTCACCATGATGTGGTTTCTGTTCTTCTCCAGAATGAAGCAGACCCAAACATACCCAATAATGAGGATGGCTCTTCTATATTACAAG CTGTGTGTGGGAACCATATCCGTTGTGTTGAGCACCTGACCAGAGCAGGAGCTGACCTGAATGCCAAGTACTACAATGGTTGGACCCCTCTACATGAGGCTGCTAGCCAAGGCAATGTAGCCATCACAGAATACTTGCTCAATGCCAACGCCCATATAGGAGCAAGAGATGATCATGGTATACAGCCCGTCTTTGTTGCAGCTCAGTATGGAAAAATAGACTGTCTCAATATGCTTCTAGATAGAG GAGGAAACATCAACAGTCAGGCTCAGGACAAAGCCACTCCGTTATATATTGCTACCCAGGAGAATTATGTTGATATTGTTAAAGTGCTCTTGGAGAGGGGAGCAAGCCCCAAGATATTGGTGGAAGATGGCTATCTACCTATTCATGTTGCTGCGTATAAAGGACATACTGA TTGTCTGGAGTTACTGTTAGTCCATTATGATACGTACACAACGCTGGACTGTCCAGACACACCTCTTCATCTAGCCATAGAGGGTGGTCAAAGAGAAACGGTCAAGTTCCTGATTGAACATGGGTTTGATGTGAACACAGGCTGGAAGCTCCCACCGGTCCAGTTAGAGAAGGTGCGCAACACTCGTCCCCATTTCCTACCTCCACTTACCATGGCTGTCATGGAGAGACAAAAAGACCTGGTACAAGACATGCTTGCCATTGGGGCATCGGCTAACTGCAGGGACTTTCCCCCTGTTACAGCCTACAAGTGCCCCTTCTATGCCGCTTTCCCTAGTATAAACATATTAGACGTTCTACTGAAGCACTGTAAGGGAGCAAGATGTCCCCATTCAAAGTGGACAATGTTCAG GGTATTCTCTCGATCCAAGGACCTGGAAGCAATCCAGTTCCTCCTTGACCGTGGCCAAGAGCTGGAGCCAGAGTGTGATGACTGTTCAGATGACACCAAGGGCTACTGTCCTCTCAAGGATTACGCTGTAGGCCAGAAGGACTTCTTTGAGGCACTGGTCAGACTCTGGTGGGAGTATATTAGTTTTCAACCTCGCTGTAAATATGTAATGGATGCGCTTAAGCCCCATGTTG